TTCCAGGGCCCGACGACGAGAGAGCTTAGGCCGTTGCGGTCGCTCTTTTCGGAGGCCAGATAGGTCGAGAGGGGTCCGTAGAAATCCTCCTGGTCCCACCAGCCGGCGACGGTCAGCGTCGGCACTTGGGGCGGCCCGACCAGCCGGTCAAGAGCTTTGCCCTGCCAGAAGGAGTCCCAGGCGGGATGGGCGAGGAAGTTATTCCAGGTGGGAATGAGGCCCTTGAAGCAGGCGGCGTTGACGTTGGCCAGCGGGCCAAGCGCCAGGTACCAGTCATAGGTGTCGTATCGATCGAATTTGAAGCGCGGTTCGCTCGCGGGCCACTCCATCCGGGCCGCGTATTCGAACCCGTAGGTCAGGCGGAAGGCGCCGTTGTGGAAGAAGTCGTCCCCCATCCACATGTCCCCGGCCGGGGCCTGCGGCGAGACGGCCTTCAAAGCCGGATGCGGCTCGAGGGCGGCCATGATCGCTGTCCAGCCGTCGTAGGAAACGCCGAAAACGCCGACCCGGCCGTTGTTGCCGGGGACGTTCTTAATCAGCCAGTCGATCGTGTCGTAGGTGTCGGTCGTCTCGTCCGTCGCCTTGGGATCGGAGCGGTCGATCCGCAGCGGCCGGATCATGACGAATTGGCCCTCGGACTTGTAGCGGCCCCGAATGTCCTGGAAGACGAAAATGTAGCCGTCGCGGGCGAGCTCCTGATAGACCCGCTGGATTGAAGCGGCGTTACGGCTACCAGCGTTGTAGGGCGTCCGGTCCATGAGAAGGGGGAGCGGGCCGGGGACGCCGACGGGGGTCCAGACCGCGGTGTAGAGCTTGACGCCGTCCCGCATCGGGATCATCGCCTCGGTCAGGGTGAATGGCGCGGTCGAGACGACCGCGGCAGCCGCCGGGGCCGGTTGCGCCTGCGCGGTCTGGTTTGCGGCCGCCGGGCCGGCCGACCACATGCCGAAGCCGAGGAGAATTCCGGCCGTGGCGATCACGGCCGGAACGAACCTGAGGAGGCGATGAGACATGAGATTTCTCCTTTCGACCTTTTACGGCGTCTCTTTCTATTCCGCCGCGCTCCGCAGAATCCGCACAGGCCCCAGAAGCCCCGACGGCAGCAGCGGCGAATCGGCGCGATAGAACGGCTGGGTCGTGTAGGTATATTTCTTAGTCGTGCCGGGCTGCGTGTCGCCGATCAGCCTGTTGACCCACAGATTCGTCACTTTGATCTTCAGCTCGTTCGGGCCCGGCTTGATCGCCTCCGTCACATCGACCCGGAACGGCGCTTTCCAGAGGACGCCCAGCGGCCGGCCGTTGATCGACACCTCGGCCAGGTTCTTCACGTTGCCGAGGTCGAGCCAAAGCCGAGCGCCGCGCTTCATCCAATCCGCCGGCGCCTGGATCGTCCTGGTGTAGGTGGCGGAGCCGGAGAAGTACTTGATGCCCGGATCGGCGCTCTCGCTCCATGACTTCAAGCCTTCGAGCATGACCCGGGCAGGTGCCCCGCGCTCGGCCTGGAAATCGACCGACCATGGCCCCTCCAGCGTACCGAGCGACATCTCGCTCGCCCCGGGCAGCGCCCGGGCCGAAGCGGCGGCCGGCTTCAGGAACACGACGAACACGGCGTCGTAAGGGTCGAGCCGCAGGGGGACGATGGTGCGCCCGTTGGCGATGAGATAGGACGCCGGCTCCATTTCGCCGGTATCCGGGTGCCAAAGCTCCGCCTCCTTGCCCTGAACACGGAAGCTCGTTTCCAGCGTTTCGGCGCGTTTGTTGCGGTTGTTGACCCAGAAAATTTCGC
This DNA window, taken from Candidatus Aminicenantes bacterium, encodes the following:
- a CDS encoding CocE/NonD family hydrolase, with the protein product MSHRLLRFVPAVIATAGILLGFGMWSAGPAAANQTAQAQPAPAAAAVVSTAPFTLTEAMIPMRDGVKLYTAVWTPVGVPGPLPLLMDRTPYNAGSRNAASIQRVYQELARDGYIFVFQDIRGRYKSEGQFVMIRPLRIDRSDPKATDETTDTYDTIDWLIKNVPGNNGRVGVFGVSYDGWTAIMAALEPHPALKAVSPQAPAGDMWMGDDFFHNGAFRLTYGFEYAARMEWPASEPRFKFDRYDTYDWYLALGPLANVNAACFKGLIPTWNNFLAHPAWDSFWQGKALDRLVGPPQVPTLTVAGWWDQEDFYGPLSTYLASEKSDRNGLSSLVVGPWNHGGWTFGPGDKLGRIAFGSETGAYYREKIQAPFFARHLKGRETAALPEATTFRTGSNVWTTYNTWPPRQGYTDRALYLREGGRLSFEPPTGDDAAARDTYVSDPARPVPYRPRPIQETYHPSGSDWGIWLTMDQRFVQGRPDVLSWETEVLSEDLTVSGAILAKLFVSTTGSDADWIVKLIDVYPEIWPDEPRMGGYQLMIASDILRARYRKSFAKPEPVKPDAVEDVTVDLRWADHTFLKGHRIMVQIQSTWFPLYDRNPQTYVDSIFAAKASDYVAARQSVYRAKSRPSRIVLPVALTSSKGGLR